GATTGATGCCGAGGATAATTATTTCGACGAACTGTATTATTGGGTAGAGACATATAATATTAGGTGCATTGTTCCCCAACATATTTTAACAGAATGGGAAAGAAATAAGCAATCTAAAATTGCATATATCAAGCAGGAACTTGGCAAAGCTAATCAGTTAAGTAGGGAGGTTATTAAAAATCCGGAATTCTTTAATACCATTTATAATGCAGCTAGTTTTGAGGAATTTGGTAAGGCCCGAGTCAATAAAGTTGAAAAAATATTCACGGATTATGCCGACATCGCTCCTATAAATGATGAGATCAAACTCAAAGCTTCTGAAAGGACACTTGCCCGAATAGCACCGAACCACCAAAAGGACAGCTATAGTGATACTGTAAACATTTTATCACTGATTGCTTACATCGAGAAGAATTCGCTGAATAATGTGATTTTTACTACCAAAAACTATAAAGATTATTCTGATCCGGGCAATAGACTGCATCTACATGAACATTTACGTGAGCTGTTTGAAAAGTGCGCACTGGAATACCTGCCCGACACGGATTACCTGTTTGGCAAACGATTGAGGCCCATACTACCTAGCTTCAGTGAATTCCTTGCCAGTAAAAGGGAAGCAGAGTTGACTGAAAAGCTAAAAGCACAAAAGCAGGAACTAAAAAAACTGGTCAACACTGATCAGGACTTTATTGGCAATACTCTTACCATCGATCATATACTTGAACAGGTACGGCCTACTCAATTCCAGCTTCTCACGATAAAGGAGTTGATTGAAAAAGATGAGCATTGCAGGGAATATTTCTTTCAAAAGATTTCGAGGAATTACTGGTACCTGTTTCTCAAAACAAATGGTTACCTAGACCCCGATGCCCGTCCAGCAGAAATAACAATGCAGGAGGGTCCTTATTTATCACGCTGGCAGGTGCTTCCCTACCTTGAACGAATAAGCGAGAAAATTAAAAACGTTCAGGATCTTGAAATGATCGAACCGCTCCTTGAATTTGTCACAACGGTGTCCGTTAGCAAGATTTATAATGATCTAACTCATGCTGCAATCATCAAAATATTAAGCAATTTACCCCAGGATCGTATTAGCATCGACTTGATAAAGCAGGTGCTAACCTGGATAAATGGCACCTCGGATAAAATCTTAACGACATCAGCATTATGTAAAAGC
This window of the Chitinophaga sancti genome carries:
- a CDS encoding PIN domain-containing protein, producing MIYLAIDTDVWLWLICHKIDAEDNYFDELYYWVETYNIRCIVPQHILTEWERNKQSKIAYIKQELGKANQLSREVIKNPEFFNTIYNAASFEEFGKARVNKVEKIFTDYADIAPINDEIKLKASERTLARIAPNHQKDSYSDTVNILSLIAYIEKNSLNNVIFTTKNYKDYSDPGNRLHLHEHLRELFEKCALEYLPDTDYLFGKRLRPILPSFSEFLASKREAELTEKLKAQKQELKKLVNTDQDFIGNTLTIDHILEQVRPTQFQLLTIKELIEKDEHCREYFFQKISRNYWYLFLKTNGYLDPDARPAEITMQEGPYLSRWQVLPYLERISEKIKNVQDLEMIEPLLEFVTTVSVSKIYNDLTHAAIIKILSNLPQDRISIDLIKQVLTWINGTSDKILTTSALCKSLLPRFLEKKSGSSDVAKAEEIIAYLLGISDKALWRDNSIKKSESCYYSNIDRHLLIDTFIHKNLIESVSKLCSVSLL